One uncultured Alphaproteobacteria bacterium genomic region harbors:
- a CDS encoding exported hypothetical protein (Evidence 5 : No homology to any previously reported sequences), with protein MNTKTIATLAMLGAFGLGGAAWAADAASDTSADTFMPGIDCPGPGMMRGAGPDGRGAGFHGRRFDPNRELTADQVRVLTQAHLIRMGDDDQLKVGEVHESTAKTYTVQLLKTDGTVARTIELGKNGMPLRGGLRMQQQQ; from the coding sequence ATGAACACCAAGACCATCGCCACCCTCGCCATGCTCGGCGCGTTCGGCCTCGGCGGCGCGGCGTGGGCCGCGGACGCCGCCAGCGACACGTCGGCCGACACCTTCATGCCGGGCATCGACTGCCCCGGCCCGGGGATGATGCGCGGCGCAGGTCCGGACGGCAGGGGCGCGGGCTTCCACGGGCGGCGCTTCGACCCCAATCGCGAGCTGACCGCCGATCAGGTGCGCGTGCTCACCCAGGCGCATCTGATCCGGATGGGCGACGACGATCAGTTGAAGGTCGGCGAGGTGCACGAGAGCACCGCCAAGACCTACACCGTCCAACTTCTGAAGACCGACGGCACCGTCGCCCGCACCATCGAGCTCGGCAAGAACGGCATGCCGCTGCGCGGCGGCCTGCGGATGCAGCAGCAGCAGTAA
- a CDS encoding exported hypothetical protein (Evidence 5 : No homology to any previously reported sequences), whose protein sequence is MEYKRPVALVLLAATLVLAVTGLWIWSGVLGAGRGGGIYSLRHTLRDVHLYAGWVFIGAASAHVALNWRPMLRHLGFAPRSPASPGMLHRR, encoded by the coding sequence ATGGAATACAAGCGCCCGGTCGCGTTGGTGCTGCTGGCGGCGACGCTGGTTCTGGCCGTCACCGGCCTGTGGATCTGGAGCGGCGTGCTCGGAGCGGGGCGGGGCGGCGGCATCTATTCGCTGCGCCACACCCTGCGCGACGTCCACCTCTATGCCGGATGGGTCTTCATCGGCGCGGCGAGCGCGCACGTCGCGCTCAACTGGCGGCCGATGCTCCGGCATCTGGGTTTCGCGCCCAGAAGTCCCGCGTCGCCAGGCATGCTCCACCGACGATGA
- a CDS encoding conserved membrane hypothetical protein (Evidence 4 : Homologs of previously reported genes of unknown function) has product MTERRATLIGASTILMFASLAPLAVAAGEIPPFQMVAMAFAVAFAIGLILPLARGRSLAPVFRQPPRIWALGVYGLFGYHFAYFTGVRNAPPVDANLINYLWPLLIVLGSALLPGQRLRWFHVGGAALGLAGCAVLVLAAPRQPGAEGSALGYGAAVAAALIWSSYSVMSRHAGHVPTDAVGGFCGATALLAAVCHALTETTVWPGAGQILAVVGMGLGPVGLAFFTWDHGCKHGDIRVLGALAYATPLLSTALMIACGFGAATPRVGVACVFIVGGACLATRDFWARNPDAGASAAS; this is encoded by the coding sequence ATGACCGAGCGCCGCGCCACCCTGATCGGCGCGAGCACGATCCTGATGTTCGCGAGCCTGGCGCCGCTCGCGGTGGCGGCCGGGGAAATTCCGCCGTTCCAGATGGTGGCGATGGCGTTCGCCGTCGCGTTCGCGATCGGCCTGATCCTGCCGCTCGCGCGGGGGCGCTCGCTCGCGCCGGTGTTCCGCCAGCCGCCGCGGATCTGGGCACTCGGCGTCTACGGCCTGTTCGGCTACCACTTCGCCTACTTCACCGGCGTGCGCAACGCGCCGCCGGTCGACGCCAACCTCATCAACTACCTCTGGCCGCTGCTGATCGTGCTGGGTTCGGCGCTGCTCCCGGGACAGCGGCTGCGCTGGTTCCACGTCGGCGGCGCGGCGCTGGGGCTGGCGGGCTGCGCGGTTCTGGTGCTGGCCGCGCCGCGCCAGCCGGGCGCGGAAGGGTCGGCGCTCGGATACGGCGCGGCGGTCGCGGCGGCGCTGATCTGGTCGAGCTATTCGGTGATGAGCCGCCACGCCGGACACGTGCCGACCGACGCGGTCGGCGGCTTCTGCGGCGCCACCGCGCTGCTCGCGGCGGTCTGCCACGCCCTGACGGAAACCACGGTGTGGCCCGGAGCGGGCCAGATCCTCGCGGTGGTCGGCATGGGGCTGGGCCCGGTCGGGCTCGCCTTCTTCACCTGGGACCACGGCTGCAAGCACGGCGACATTCGCGTCCTCGGCGCGCTCGCCTACGCCACGCCGTTGCTGTCCACCGCCCTGATGATCGCCTGCGGCTTCGGAGCGGCGACGCCGAGGGTCGGCGTCGCCTGCGTGTTCATCGTCGGTGGAGCATGCCTGGCGACGCGGGACTTCTGGGCGCGAAACCCAGATGCCGGAGCATCGGCCGCCAGTTGA
- a CDS encoding Phospholipase/carboxylesterase family protein produces MTRSGLPLEGAFYPTRNLAPAKSVVVFLHGYGASGDDLIDFSAFLTGNLPDTAFYAPHAPDPCEIAPFGFQWFSLETYDPDMLRRDPRSLPRALEDMAEGAKIHAALLNDYLSAVMERHGIGPERLGVIGFSQGTMMALETTLRREVPVAAVVGFSGALVGASRLARELRCRPPVQLIHGDADEMVPFGAMSLARHALAEAGLDVRSHACKGLGHGIDMAGMFVARDFLFHRLEAEPT; encoded by the coding sequence CCCGCAACCTCGCTCCGGCGAAGTCGGTGGTGGTGTTCCTTCACGGCTACGGCGCCTCGGGCGACGACCTCATCGACTTTTCCGCCTTCCTCACCGGCAACCTCCCCGATACCGCGTTCTACGCGCCGCACGCGCCCGACCCGTGCGAGATCGCGCCGTTCGGCTTCCAGTGGTTCAGCCTCGAAACCTACGATCCCGACATGCTGCGGCGCGACCCGCGCTCGCTGCCGCGCGCGCTCGAAGACATGGCCGAGGGTGCGAAGATCCATGCGGCGCTGCTCAACGACTATCTCTCGGCGGTGATGGAGCGTCACGGCATCGGCCCCGAGCGCCTCGGCGTGATCGGCTTCTCGCAAGGCACGATGATGGCGCTCGAAACCACGCTCCGGCGCGAGGTGCCGGTGGCGGCGGTGGTGGGATTCTCGGGCGCTCTGGTGGGCGCGTCGCGGCTTGCGCGCGAACTGCGCTGCCGCCCGCCGGTGCAGCTGATCCACGGCGACGCCGACGAGATGGTGCCGTTCGGCGCGATGTCGCTCGCCCGGCACGCCCTCGCCGAGGCCGGGCTCGACGTTCGCAGCCATGCCTGCAAGGGCCTCGGCCACGGCATCGACATGGCGGGAATGTTCGTCGCCCGCGACTTTCTCTTCCACCGCCTCGAAGCCGAACCGACATGA